The proteins below are encoded in one region of Danio rerio strain Tuebingen ecotype United States chromosome 12, GRCz12tu, whole genome shotgun sequence:
- the si:dkey-21c1.1 gene encoding uncharacterized protein LOC100150256, with translation MHRSDMLTESRKRRRGCDAEELQVLPQPKRSGGYSFLPEVGHDVWDSESSSSDSSGISSPEQMAGATSSIQKPDQRGIYISQAPCSPGIAVEEPAVSLSHSISYDHINRILREAHFSSLQTRGQQAPT, from the exons ATGCACAGATCCGACATGCTGACAGAAAGCAG AAAACGCAGACGAGGCTGTGATGCCGAGGAGCTGCAGGTCCTGCCCCAGCCAAAGAGGTCTGGAGGTTATTCCTTTCTCCCCGAGGTTGGCCATGATGTCTGGGACTCTGAG TCATCCAGCAGTGACAGCAGTGGGATCAGCAGTCCGGAGCAGATGGCAGGAGCCACGTCCAGCATCCAGAAGCCTGACCAAAGAGGAATCTATATTTCCCAGGCTCCCTGCAGCCCTGGCATCGCAGTAGAAGAACCGGCCGTCTCCTTGAGCCACAGCATCTCATACGATCACATCAACCGCATCTTGAGGGAGGCTCACTTCAGTAGCCTGCAAACCCGAGGTCAGCAAGCACCAACATGA